In Streptomyces sp. NBC_00448, the following are encoded in one genomic region:
- the drmD gene encoding DISARM system SNF2-like helicase DrmD, translated as MTALVKEFAQVATATDDAQGTATGTPEGAPRALPPLPEPGQVVKVRGSTWAVSDVQRQGLPRSPADEGSPGLTHAVSLQSLDEDRLGQELTVVWELEVGHTVAPNQGLPETVRVEAFDDPNTLAAFVDAVRWGAVTSADADSYQAPFRSGANVESYQLVPLSRALESSRTNLLLADDVGLGKTIEAGLVVQELLLRHRARSVVIVCPPSLSLKWQDEMREKFGLDFVIVNSELMAKVRRSHGLNANPFRLFPRVIVSMAWLPSLRAQRLLRDVLADVRSSTTARRYAFDVLVVDEAHHVAPASPTTAPGQRGYAVDSKRTTATMKLAEACEHRLFLSATPHNGYSESFTALLEMIDGRRFTRGASIDEQALRDVMVRWLKTDLPDKGFKPRRLRTLPFTPSTKEQEQFAQLERLLADSARANGKGVGGDIVAMLLKKRFLSSPWSFARTLELYEDAAASDRQLRMDDEDDYYTEVLGSGQSDEEEGAAEHPEFTALRHSKGSDPLATATTDEIAELIAWGRGYEHKPDSRLTELLTYLNAVCRPDGTWNHERVVVFTEYAATLEWIERILRQRGYDDVLEVIQGSTPTDERERIRARFTESPDKHPVRVLLATDSAGEGIDLQAHCHRLVNFDIPFNPSRLEQRIGRIDRYGQPENPQIYHFMPVSSSTTYEADMKFMGIIATKVGNATADLGKVNQVIDAEVQEHFAPLRKTRKARLTAPDDGNEVITRVLAGGMELNRKLTRLSETYQDSKAAMHLTPANARRVLDTALTLTAQPPLVEIGDDRTDAQVFEIPNLGRSWQPSLRGLDTRLEPGVPRPITFDDQAAQHRTDLVHIHLGHALMQRATRTLRSALFSADSPVHRVTAVVTPGLPESCVAAVSRLVLVGRGGLRLHEEVFLTGVRLRGQALAESKVEQVLDETLDSEDLVLTDEPVRARLAAQWNDDGGRLRTRLLTAMDRKSASRQEKVTEALAHRRDADIQRAREIFEAFRINLCESRDRLERAIQAEDELLFTDDQQKQRRRDLQRMYERLDSLDDEEQREVASIQERYSDIKPYVSAAAVVFALTPEDAENGAVTA; from the coding sequence ATGACTGCGCTGGTGAAGGAGTTTGCCCAGGTGGCGACCGCGACGGATGATGCGCAGGGAACGGCGACCGGCACCCCCGAGGGCGCACCGAGGGCCCTCCCGCCCCTGCCGGAGCCGGGGCAGGTCGTCAAGGTGCGGGGCTCCACGTGGGCCGTGTCCGACGTCCAGCGCCAGGGACTGCCGCGAAGCCCCGCCGACGAGGGGTCTCCGGGGCTGACGCACGCCGTCAGCCTGCAGTCGCTCGACGAGGACCGGCTCGGGCAGGAGCTCACGGTCGTCTGGGAGCTGGAGGTCGGGCACACCGTCGCGCCCAACCAGGGCCTGCCCGAGACCGTGCGCGTAGAGGCGTTCGACGACCCCAACACCCTCGCGGCCTTCGTGGACGCCGTCCGCTGGGGCGCGGTGACCTCGGCGGACGCGGACTCGTACCAGGCCCCGTTCCGCAGCGGCGCCAACGTCGAGTCGTATCAGCTGGTGCCCCTCAGCCGCGCCCTGGAGTCCTCGCGTACGAACCTGCTGCTCGCGGACGACGTGGGCCTCGGCAAGACTATCGAGGCCGGCCTTGTCGTGCAGGAGCTCCTGCTGCGGCACCGGGCGAGGTCCGTGGTGATCGTCTGTCCGCCGAGCCTGTCCCTGAAGTGGCAGGATGAGATGCGGGAGAAGTTCGGCCTCGACTTCGTCATCGTCAACAGCGAGCTGATGGCGAAGGTCCGCCGCAGCCACGGGCTGAACGCCAACCCCTTCCGCCTCTTCCCGCGTGTGATCGTGAGCATGGCGTGGCTACCGTCGCTACGGGCCCAGCGCCTGCTCCGCGACGTGCTCGCGGACGTCCGCAGCTCGACCACAGCCAGGCGGTACGCGTTCGACGTACTTGTGGTCGATGAGGCCCACCACGTGGCGCCGGCCAGCCCGACGACCGCGCCTGGCCAGCGCGGCTACGCGGTGGACAGCAAGCGGACCACGGCCACCATGAAGCTGGCGGAGGCCTGCGAGCACCGGCTGTTCCTGAGCGCCACCCCGCACAACGGCTACTCGGAGTCGTTCACGGCCCTCCTCGAAATGATCGACGGCCGCCGCTTCACCCGCGGCGCGAGCATCGACGAGCAGGCGCTGCGGGACGTGATGGTGCGCTGGCTGAAGACCGACCTCCCGGACAAGGGGTTCAAGCCCAGAAGGCTCCGGACCCTCCCCTTCACCCCGTCCACGAAGGAGCAGGAGCAGTTCGCGCAGTTGGAGCGGCTGCTGGCCGACAGCGCCCGCGCTAACGGCAAGGGAGTAGGCGGCGACATCGTCGCGATGCTGCTGAAGAAGCGTTTTTTGTCCAGCCCGTGGTCGTTCGCCCGCACTCTCGAGCTGTACGAGGACGCGGCGGCCAGTGACCGTCAGCTCCGGATGGACGACGAGGACGATTATTACACCGAGGTCCTGGGCAGCGGCCAGTCCGACGAGGAGGAGGGCGCGGCCGAGCACCCCGAGTTCACCGCACTGCGGCACTCCAAGGGCTCCGACCCGCTGGCGACCGCCACCACGGACGAGATCGCCGAACTCATCGCATGGGGGCGCGGGTACGAGCACAAACCCGACTCCCGGCTGACGGAACTCCTGACCTACCTCAACGCGGTCTGCCGGCCCGACGGCACGTGGAACCACGAACGCGTCGTCGTCTTCACCGAATACGCGGCCACTCTCGAATGGATAGAGCGCATCCTCCGCCAGCGGGGCTACGACGACGTGCTGGAGGTCATCCAGGGCTCCACACCGACCGACGAACGGGAGCGGATCCGCGCCCGGTTCACCGAGAGCCCCGACAAGCACCCGGTGCGCGTACTGCTCGCCACCGACTCCGCCGGAGAAGGCATCGACCTCCAGGCCCACTGCCACCGGCTGGTCAACTTCGACATCCCCTTCAACCCGTCCCGCCTGGAGCAGCGCATCGGCCGTATCGACCGCTACGGCCAGCCGGAGAACCCCCAGATCTACCACTTCATGCCCGTCTCGTCCTCCACGACGTACGAGGCGGACATGAAGTTCATGGGCATCATCGCCACCAAGGTCGGCAACGCCACCGCGGACCTCGGCAAGGTCAACCAGGTCATCGACGCCGAGGTGCAAGAGCACTTCGCCCCCCTCCGCAAGACCCGCAAAGCCCGGCTGACCGCACCGGACGACGGCAACGAAGTGATCACCCGCGTGCTGGCCGGCGGCATGGAGCTCAACCGCAAGCTCACCCGGCTCTCCGAGACGTACCAGGACAGCAAAGCGGCCATGCACCTCACCCCGGCCAACGCCCGACGGGTCCTGGACACCGCGCTCACCCTGACTGCCCAACCGCCTTTGGTCGAAATCGGTGACGACCGCACCGACGCGCAGGTCTTCGAGATCCCCAACCTCGGCCGTTCCTGGCAGCCGTCCCTACGCGGCCTCGACACCCGGCTGGAGCCGGGGGTTCCGCGGCCCATCACGTTCGACGACCAAGCCGCGCAGCACCGCACCGACCTCGTCCACATCCACCTCGGGCACGCCCTCATGCAGCGCGCTACCCGCACCCTGCGCTCCGCGCTCTTTAGCGCGGACTCCCCGGTGCACCGGGTCACCGCCGTCGTCACCCCCGGCCTGCCCGAGTCCTGCGTCGCCGCCGTTTCACGGCTCGTCCTGGTCGGCCGGGGCGGGCTGCGCCTGCACGAGGAGGTCTTCCTCACCGGTGTGCGCCTGCGCGGCCAGGCACTCGCGGAGTCGAAGGTCGAGCAGGTGCTCGACGAGACGCTCGACTCCGAGGACCTGGTCCTGACCGACGAGCCGGTACGGGCCAGGCTCGCCGCCCAGTGGAACGACGACGGTGGCCGGTTGCGCACCCGCCTGCTGACGGCGATGGATCGCAAGAGCGCCAGCAGGCAGGAGAAAGTCACCGAAGCCCTCGCCCACCGCCGGGACGCCGACATCCAGCGCGCCCGGGAGATCTTCGAGGCCTTCCGGATCAACCTGTGCGAGTCCCGCGACCGCCTGGAGCGGGCCATCCAGGCGGAGGACGAGCTGCTGTTCACCGACGACCAGCAGAAGCAGCGCCGCCGCGATCTGCAACGCATGTACGAACGCCTCGACAGCCTGGACGACGAGGAGCAGCGCGAAGTCGCCTCGATCCAGGAGCGCTACAGCGACATCAAGCCGTACGTGTCCGCCGCCGCGGTCGTGTTCGCACTGACCCCCGAAGACGCCGAGAACGGAGCGGTCACCGCATGA
- a CDS encoding ASCH domain-containing protein encodes MSDPERAMLLSVHPRFATAILAGTKTVEVRRQRVAALPGTPVLLYATAPTMAIVGMARITSVQVASPGEVWSASRTSAGISRREYDEYMSGATRASGLCLEEPIAFDSPVPLAALRTAGAFHPPQSYRYLSGEDLRKVAAAAPGIKAALPGAVLAASAE; translated from the coding sequence GTGAGTGATCCGGAGCGCGCGATGCTGCTGTCCGTCCACCCGCGGTTCGCCACGGCGATCCTGGCCGGGACCAAGACGGTCGAGGTACGTCGGCAACGTGTCGCTGCTCTTCCGGGAACCCCGGTACTCCTCTACGCGACAGCGCCCACGATGGCCATCGTGGGCATGGCGCGGATCACCTCCGTGCAGGTGGCTTCCCCGGGCGAGGTGTGGTCGGCCAGTCGTACGAGCGCCGGGATCAGCCGGCGCGAGTACGACGAGTACATGAGCGGAGCGACCAGGGCCAGCGGCCTGTGCCTCGAAGAGCCGATTGCCTTCGACTCCCCGGTGCCATTGGCCGCGCTCCGGACTGCTGGCGCGTTCCACCCCCCGCAGAGCTACCGCTACCTGAGCGGCGAGGATCTCCGGAAGGTTGCGGCGGCCGCACCCGGCATCAAGGCCGCGCTGCCTGGCGCGGTATTGGCGGCCAGTGCCGAATGA
- a CDS encoding GNAT family N-acetyltransferase, with protein MAINVLPVTGEQPKLLAAAIALGDRHKKRLGLLTPPAYRKYADDGGLLVALEGAEVVGYTLFGLPKRNQHVRLAHLCVAEERRGKGIAALLIAELRRRQSHRLGIRVRCRRNYDLGPMWSSLGFVPKGEGFGRGGDKETLDTWWLDLGHDDLFTEVQSDALLVVAVDHSVFSGLQGAGDEQNVEESRALEAGWLADLIELAHTPQLLLDVREIEDRAERTHQRAGMSRLRSASPEKASVSARQQELIAALGKRMADVTIDDDMRGRLRYVAETAGAGLQVLATRDPELERLADLVWDVARVRVVSPALVTQHVDELRQAQVYRPADLLGTAFSVEEVIPGREGELVAFFQQADGDSGTGFAARLAGLGSDGVLWRRELLRDGSGHPVALYAWAMDGRRLNVSFLRTAAHPLEETLARQLLFMLKRLARDRGAQAVCIADSHLSPAAKSAAGADGFVEGGNGFTALVVDMCGPAEAVSEEAGRIAARAGRTTSGLDAKTSPEIVSVAERVWWPAKLTDTALPSFIAPVKPRYSAELFNVPAMLLPRADVLGISREHVYYRSAGRRGESVPARILWYVSEGSAGEQGKMAIGCSRLDDVVVGDPEALFSRFEHLGVYGLSEVRNQSEPTGSVMALRFSDTEIFPAPVTHARLAALAKGLGLPLSLITLSKISSALFQAVYEEGHRKT; from the coding sequence ATGGCGATCAACGTGCTGCCAGTGACAGGGGAGCAGCCGAAACTACTCGCTGCAGCCATCGCACTTGGCGACCGCCACAAGAAGCGGTTGGGTTTACTCACGCCCCCCGCATACCGCAAGTACGCCGATGACGGCGGGCTGCTCGTGGCGCTGGAGGGGGCCGAGGTCGTCGGGTACACGCTCTTCGGGCTGCCCAAACGCAACCAGCACGTGCGTCTCGCTCACCTCTGCGTGGCGGAGGAACGTCGGGGTAAGGGGATCGCGGCACTTCTGATCGCAGAGCTGCGACGCCGGCAATCACACCGGTTGGGCATCCGGGTGAGATGCCGACGGAACTACGACTTGGGCCCTATGTGGAGCAGCCTCGGCTTCGTCCCGAAGGGCGAGGGGTTCGGGCGCGGCGGCGACAAGGAGACTCTTGATACGTGGTGGCTCGATCTCGGTCACGACGACCTGTTCACCGAGGTGCAGAGCGATGCGTTACTGGTCGTGGCGGTCGATCACAGCGTCTTCTCCGGGCTTCAGGGGGCGGGAGACGAGCAGAACGTCGAGGAGTCGCGGGCCCTGGAGGCCGGCTGGCTCGCGGACCTGATCGAACTTGCCCACACGCCGCAGCTCCTCCTCGACGTACGGGAGATCGAGGACCGGGCGGAGCGGACCCACCAGCGAGCCGGCATGTCCCGGCTCCGCTCGGCCTCGCCGGAGAAGGCTTCCGTGTCCGCGCGCCAGCAGGAGCTGATTGCGGCGTTGGGCAAGCGCATGGCGGATGTGACGATCGACGACGACATGCGCGGCCGGCTGCGGTACGTGGCCGAGACGGCGGGCGCCGGCCTGCAAGTCCTGGCCACGCGTGATCCCGAACTGGAGCGACTGGCCGACCTTGTCTGGGACGTCGCGCGTGTCCGAGTCGTTTCCCCGGCGCTGGTTACACAGCATGTTGACGAACTCCGTCAAGCCCAGGTCTACCGTCCGGCGGACCTCCTTGGCACCGCGTTCTCGGTTGAGGAGGTCATCCCCGGACGCGAGGGAGAGCTGGTCGCCTTCTTCCAGCAAGCCGACGGCGACAGCGGGACCGGCTTCGCCGCGCGGTTGGCGGGCCTCGGTTCCGACGGGGTGCTGTGGCGCAGGGAGTTGCTGCGGGACGGCAGCGGACACCCGGTGGCTCTGTACGCCTGGGCCATGGACGGGCGCAGGTTGAACGTCTCCTTCCTCCGGACGGCCGCACACCCGCTGGAGGAGACGCTTGCCCGGCAGCTGCTCTTCATGCTCAAGCGGCTGGCGCGGGACCGGGGCGCGCAAGCGGTCTGTATCGCCGATTCTCACCTCTCGCCGGCTGCCAAGTCAGCAGCGGGCGCGGACGGATTCGTCGAAGGCGGGAACGGCTTCACGGCGCTCGTCGTCGACATGTGCGGGCCGGCCGAAGCGGTCTCCGAGGAGGCAGGACGGATCGCCGCACGAGCTGGGCGTACAACATCAGGTCTGGATGCCAAGACCTCGCCCGAGATCGTGAGTGTGGCAGAGCGGGTGTGGTGGCCCGCGAAGCTCACCGACACGGCCCTGCCGTCCTTCATCGCGCCGGTGAAGCCCCGCTATTCCGCGGAGCTCTTCAACGTGCCCGCGATGCTCCTGCCGCGAGCGGACGTGCTCGGGATCAGCCGTGAGCACGTCTACTACCGGTCCGCCGGCCGCCGCGGTGAGTCGGTCCCCGCTCGGATCCTTTGGTATGTCAGCGAGGGGAGCGCGGGGGAGCAGGGCAAGATGGCGATCGGCTGTTCACGGCTCGATGACGTGGTCGTTGGCGATCCCGAGGCCCTCTTCTCGCGATTCGAACACTTGGGCGTATATGGTCTTTCGGAAGTGCGTAATCAGTCCGAACCGACCGGCAGTGTCATGGCGTTGAGGTTCTCGGACACGGAGATCTTTCCGGCACCGGTGACGCATGCGCGTTTGGCCGCGCTCGCCAAGGGGCTGGGGCTACCGTTGTCGCTGATCACGCTGTCGAAGATCAGCAGTGCGCTGTTCCAGGCTGTGTACGAAGAGGGGCACCGAAAGACGTGA
- a CDS encoding caspase family protein, protein MAISAPFATRGRDLRTRRHDSDRARWVGRQLAPSRRAVGARRSRRRCRGRSCGTAVCAVWFRESVMGLPNPDGTQVVLIGADKYQHFPDLPAVRNNLAKLAELFTAPHVGGLSTGQCVIVRNPADTRALLNAVHQAASKATDTLVVYFAGHGMLSPDGYLHLALGNSERGRKLYESVAFSYLRTEVLESVAPKKVVILDCCYSGAAMEGYMGTPNELADQTAIEGAYVMTATSATQSAVAPVGASFTAFTSELVKAISDGVPDADDPLDMNTLYGHLRRRLASQSMPLPQQRTDGQGHTIALFRNKWQRPTKMSTLAELREEWFRAIQDGLLWHARDIVALGNGRLRTDFGDTKLIGSILIARIAVRLARGERTADIREALAASPLFTVPGPNRDELNELIARIKFGFERDGLASTIVVLEGLGLLAWNPESTDMLLIEYWAAQRGRTVPRTRVERELRELWDSTDSRVHSALSALPSSPLEAYPDLWKRLKGEPDFRVGNAGAMVLGQHGGGDRAWDRWMSTRPWNILNARHLVSLGGDLARCQAAQRALARLLDRAPSGDEFRSVLERAAKIIQDQLEYIALAVEGMSAIEYELLRERSRDEHFQDGCLFTFQQHLLERYQTFTSFPEHTTTHGTWGPLPWWSIALHDEREQRGAQELLACGGMQLGITAESYGADELFVTCQEPGPGPSRIMARLRFDLRDAVHACEMLLLARRQSVAVDFLTERIDEWDDREVNLVGTMSIDVGGDIGTALTDIATRALRRLLPGASGPAVQLEGVPELERLLKSSRLPPICRHPR, encoded by the coding sequence CTGGCAATCAGCGCGCCCTTCGCCACCAGGGGCCGTGACCTTCGAACGCGACGGCATGACAGTGACCGTGCACGATGGGTCGGACGACAGCTTGCGCCGAGTCGTAGGGCTGTTGGCGCCCGACGTTCACGACGGAGATGTAGAGGACGATCGTGCGGAACCGCCGTCTGCGCCGTCTGGTTCAGGGAATCAGTGATGGGGCTGCCCAACCCTGACGGAACTCAGGTGGTGCTGATAGGGGCAGACAAGTATCAGCACTTCCCGGACTTGCCAGCGGTCCGCAACAACCTCGCCAAGCTGGCTGAACTGTTCACGGCCCCGCATGTTGGGGGCCTCTCTACCGGACAGTGCGTGATAGTACGCAACCCTGCTGACACTAGGGCCCTACTCAACGCCGTTCACCAGGCAGCGAGCAAGGCGACGGACACGCTGGTGGTGTACTTCGCTGGCCATGGCATGCTTTCGCCCGATGGCTATCTTCATCTTGCCCTAGGGAATTCCGAGCGAGGCAGGAAGCTCTACGAATCAGTGGCGTTCAGTTATCTCCGCACCGAAGTGCTGGAGAGTGTGGCGCCTAAGAAGGTCGTAATCCTCGACTGTTGCTACAGCGGTGCTGCAATGGAGGGGTACATGGGTACTCCAAACGAACTCGCGGATCAGACCGCCATCGAGGGCGCATATGTTATGACCGCCACATCGGCGACGCAGTCTGCTGTGGCTCCTGTCGGCGCGTCCTTTACCGCTTTCACAAGTGAACTCGTGAAAGCCATCAGTGACGGGGTCCCCGACGCGGACGACCCACTCGACATGAATACGCTCTACGGTCACCTCAGGCGGCGGTTGGCCTCGCAGAGCATGCCGCTGCCCCAACAACGGACCGATGGCCAGGGACACACTATCGCGCTGTTCCGGAACAAGTGGCAGCGGCCAACGAAAATGTCAACGCTCGCAGAACTTCGAGAGGAGTGGTTCCGCGCGATCCAAGACGGGCTACTCTGGCACGCAAGGGATATTGTGGCGCTCGGCAATGGACGACTCCGGACGGACTTTGGTGATACCAAGCTTATTGGCTCTATTCTCATCGCGCGTATCGCCGTCCGCCTTGCTCGGGGCGAAAGAACCGCAGATATCCGGGAGGCGCTTGCTGCAAGTCCGCTTTTCACAGTGCCCGGCCCCAACCGTGATGAACTGAACGAGCTCATCGCCAGAATCAAGTTCGGGTTCGAGCGCGACGGGCTTGCTAGCACCATTGTGGTTCTCGAGGGTCTGGGACTGCTTGCCTGGAATCCAGAGAGCACGGACATGCTCCTCATCGAGTACTGGGCTGCCCAACGAGGTCGTACAGTGCCCCGGACGCGTGTGGAGCGTGAACTCAGGGAGTTGTGGGACAGCACGGACTCACGTGTCCACAGCGCGCTCTCGGCATTGCCGTCATCTCCGCTGGAGGCGTACCCGGACCTTTGGAAGAGACTGAAGGGCGAGCCGGACTTCCGTGTCGGCAATGCCGGAGCCATGGTGCTCGGTCAGCACGGTGGCGGCGACCGCGCCTGGGACCGCTGGATGTCCACCCGCCCCTGGAACATCCTTAACGCTCGCCACTTGGTGAGCCTAGGCGGAGATCTCGCCCGTTGCCAGGCTGCGCAGCGTGCCCTCGCTCGTCTCCTCGATCGGGCACCTTCTGGCGATGAGTTTCGGAGTGTTCTAGAGCGGGCTGCCAAGATCATCCAGGACCAGCTGGAGTACATCGCCCTGGCAGTGGAGGGCATGAGCGCCATCGAGTACGAGTTGCTTCGCGAGCGCAGCCGGGACGAACACTTCCAAGACGGCTGCCTCTTCACCTTCCAGCAGCATCTGCTGGAGCGGTACCAGACCTTCACATCCTTCCCCGAGCACACGACGACGCATGGCACCTGGGGTCCACTCCCATGGTGGTCGATTGCCCTTCACGACGAACGTGAACAACGGGGGGCGCAGGAATTGCTTGCCTGCGGCGGCATGCAGCTGGGCATCACCGCCGAGAGCTACGGCGCTGACGAGCTTTTCGTCACCTGCCAGGAGCCCGGGCCCGGACCCTCACGCATCATGGCCCGCCTGCGCTTCGATCTCCGTGACGCCGTGCACGCCTGTGAAATGCTTCTTCTTGCCCGCCGGCAGTCGGTGGCGGTGGACTTCCTCACGGAACGCATTGACGAGTGGGACGATCGCGAGGTCAACCTTGTCGGCACGATGTCCATCGACGTGGGGGGCGACATCGGGACTGCCCTTACTGACATTGCAACCCGCGCCTTGCGCCGACTCCTGCCAGGCGCATCAGGTCCAGCCGTTCAACTGGAAGGTGTCCCGGAGCTGGAGAGACTTCTGAAGTCCTCACGGCTCCCGCCGATCTGTCGCCATCCGAGGTAA
- a CDS encoding NADP-dependent oxidoreductase — MTRTMRALVAPGYGPPETYVVTEVPVPRPGPGQVRIKVAAAALNAADLVLPGGDYRAMVEVGFPHVPGNDFAGTVTDVGPDVSGYTAGDEVFGFALPRVLRPMAGAARPSLGTGSLAEYVVVEADTPFVAHRPAALPVDQAAALPIVGTTARALVAAGAFGADETVLVVGATGGVGTTVLPLLAAAGTRVTATATAADATLVRQLGAAEVVDYRTDDVTAETLRRHPGGVDAILNLYLPGTELRGLASTLRPGGRLLTITPPPPDADALGRSDVTGSMVLDMDGHYGGMPEVAADAVAGTLKATIGRRFRLTDAAHACVAFVREHTTGKILVTMDG, encoded by the coding sequence ATGACGCGAACGATGCGGGCCCTCGTGGCCCCGGGCTACGGACCCCCCGAGACCTACGTGGTGACCGAGGTACCGGTCCCGCGGCCCGGACCCGGGCAGGTGCGGATCAAGGTGGCGGCGGCTGCGCTGAACGCCGCCGACCTGGTGCTTCCCGGCGGCGACTACCGTGCCATGGTCGAGGTGGGCTTCCCGCACGTGCCCGGCAACGACTTCGCCGGCACGGTGACCGACGTCGGCCCGGACGTGTCCGGCTACACCGCCGGGGACGAGGTCTTCGGTTTCGCGCTGCCCCGGGTGCTGCGCCCCATGGCGGGTGCGGCGCGACCGTCGCTGGGGACGGGATCGCTCGCGGAGTACGTGGTCGTCGAGGCCGACACGCCGTTCGTCGCCCACCGCCCGGCCGCGCTGCCGGTCGACCAGGCGGCGGCGCTGCCCATCGTCGGAACGACGGCCCGCGCGCTGGTCGCGGCCGGGGCGTTCGGCGCGGACGAGACGGTTCTGGTGGTCGGGGCCACGGGTGGGGTGGGAACCACCGTGCTGCCGCTGCTGGCCGCCGCGGGAACGCGGGTGACCGCCACGGCGACGGCGGCCGACGCCACCCTCGTACGGCAGTTGGGCGCGGCCGAAGTGGTCGACTACCGCACCGACGACGTCACCGCGGAGACGTTGCGGCGGCACCCCGGAGGAGTCGACGCCATCCTGAACTTGTACCTGCCCGGCACCGAACTCCGCGGCCTCGCCTCCACGTTGCGGCCCGGCGGCAGGTTGCTGACGATCACGCCCCCGCCGCCGGACGCCGACGCGCTGGGCCGCTCGGACGTGACGGGCAGCATGGTGCTGGACATGGACGGCCACTACGGCGGCATGCCGGAGGTGGCGGCCGACGCGGTCGCCGGCACCCTCAAGGCCACGATCGGCCGCCGCTTCCGGCTGACGGACGCGGCGCACGCGTGCGTGGCGTTCGTGCGTGAGCACACGACGGGGAAGATCCTGGTGACGATGGACGGTTGA
- a CDS encoding TetR/AcrR family transcriptional regulator: MTPPESPRPRRSLRADAARNRELLLAAATAEFTERGVDASIADIARRAGVGKGTVFNHFPSKDHLLTAIVVARLDQLTGSAEALLTGADPGAALLDFLTLGAEQQQQLDLSAMFAGGTADIQDPAGVDQARERMVRAVDALVARARAQGAVRPDITGADVVLLMCAPAYAAGPLSQAYPDLWRRYLMVVFDGLRPEGAHPLPHPPPPLQP; this comes from the coding sequence ATGACCCCGCCTGAAAGTCCACGCCCGCGGCGTTCCCTGCGGGCCGACGCGGCACGTAACCGCGAACTGCTGCTCGCCGCCGCCACCGCGGAGTTCACCGAACGCGGCGTCGACGCCTCCATCGCGGACATCGCCCGCCGCGCGGGAGTGGGAAAGGGGACGGTCTTCAACCACTTCCCCAGCAAGGACCATCTGCTCACCGCGATCGTGGTGGCCCGCCTCGACCAGCTCACCGGGTCCGCCGAGGCGCTCCTCACCGGGGCCGATCCCGGCGCGGCACTGCTGGACTTCCTGACCCTGGGTGCGGAGCAACAGCAACAGCTCGACCTCTCCGCCATGTTCGCCGGCGGCACGGCGGACATCCAGGACCCGGCGGGGGTCGATCAGGCACGCGAGCGGATGGTCCGCGCCGTCGACGCCTTGGTCGCCCGAGCGCGCGCGCAGGGGGCCGTACGGCCCGACATCACCGGAGCCGACGTCGTCCTGCTGATGTGCGCACCCGCATACGCGGCCGGCCCCCTCAGCCAGGCGTACCCGGACCTCTGGCGCCGCTACCTGATGGTGGTCTTCGACGGCCTGCGCCCCGAGGGCGCCCACCCCCTCCCGCACCCACCGCCCCCGTTGCAGCCTTAG
- a CDS encoding nucleotidyltransferase domain-containing protein translates to MEAIEAARAVVEELHADARAAFLGGSVVTERRTVKSDLDLVVFLHGAPAPYRSSFRRHGWPVEMFVHTEETWHAFVDREVPQRRSPLLFMCADGLLLFDADGIGERIATASRKLAAAGPPPVTTREIEDRRYAITDLLDDLDGSTDPGERLFICSELAVRTAELALAVNGSWDAGGKWLARLLDTAAPGLNTQLHNGVRLALEGQAENLVGVVDQVLEQAGGRLWAGYRRSGTP, encoded by the coding sequence ATGGAAGCGATCGAAGCAGCACGAGCCGTAGTCGAAGAACTCCATGCCGACGCAAGAGCCGCGTTCTTGGGCGGCAGCGTCGTGACGGAGCGCCGGACCGTGAAGTCCGACCTCGACCTCGTGGTGTTCCTGCACGGCGCCCCCGCCCCGTACCGGTCGAGCTTCCGGCGCCATGGCTGGCCGGTGGAGATGTTCGTGCACACCGAGGAGACCTGGCACGCCTTCGTCGACCGGGAAGTGCCGCAGCGCCGGTCACCGCTGCTCTTCATGTGCGCCGACGGGCTGCTGCTCTTCGACGCGGACGGAATCGGCGAGCGCATCGCCACCGCGTCCCGGAAACTGGCCGCGGCCGGACCTCCGCCCGTGACCACCCGGGAGATCGAGGACCGCCGCTACGCGATCACCGACCTCCTCGACGACCTCGACGGGTCCACCGACCCCGGCGAACGGCTCTTCATCTGCTCCGAGTTGGCAGTCCGCACCGCCGAACTCGCCCTGGCTGTCAACGGTTCCTGGGACGCAGGCGGCAAGTGGCTCGCCCGCCTCCTCGACACCGCGGCACCAGGGCTCAACACCCAGCTCCACAACGGAGTCCGGCTGGCACTCGAAGGGCAGGCAGAGAACCTCGTCGGCGTGGTGGACCAGGTGCTGGAGCAGGCCGGCGGCCGGCTGTGGGCCGGCTACCGGCGCAGCGGCACGCCGTAA